DNA from Agathobaculum sp. NTUH-O15-33:
GAACCGCTGGCCGATTCTTTTAACGCGCAGGCGGCGGAATTGGGCCTGCAATTTACGTGCGATAACAAAGCTGATACGGGCCAGACCTATATAGGAGATTATAGGCGAATCGATCAGATTTTACTGAATCTGCTTTCCAACGCAATGAAATTTACGCCAAAGGGCGGGCAGGTCCGGTTGGAGGTACAGCAAATGCCGGCCCAAAATGGCGAGACATGGCTCCGGTTTATCGTCAGCGATACCGGCATTGGTATAAAGGAAGACTTTTTAGAACATATTTTCATACCGTTTGAACAGGCTGACAGCAGCACATCCCGAAAATATGGGGGAACCGGACTGGGTATGGCGATCACCCATAACTTGACCAGCCTGATGCGGGGTACCATTCAGGTGCAAAGCAAGCCGGGCGAAGGCTCTGCCTTTACGGTGGAGCTGCCGTTCAAGACGGTAACGGAACAGGAGTGCAAGGCGGACGAGCCCGGCGCGCCCACGATTCCGCAGTGCGCGGGTATGCGTTTCCTTTTGGCGGAGGATAATCTACTAAACCGTGAAATCGCGGTGGAGATTCTCGCGGCGACGGGCGCGGAAATAGACGGCGCGGAAAATGGAAAAGAAGCGCTGGAACGGCTGCTTGCCGCGCCGGCCGGTTATTATGATTTGGTATTCATGGATATACAAATGCCTGTTATGGATGGATACGAAGCCGTAAAACGCTGGCGCGCAAGCGCCCATCCGGATGCGAAAACCTTACCGGTGATCGCAATGACAGCCAACACCTTGCAGGAGGATGTCACAAACGCGCTGGCCGCGGGTATGAACGGACATATTGCAAAGCCCATTGATATAACGGTGCTGTTTCAAATAGTAACGGACAACATAAAGTAAAAAAAGCCAAGCCCGAACGGTATGCGAGAGATACCGTTCGGGCTTGGCTTTTTGTCGCGGGTTAGGCGTTCGCACCGTCTGTGCGCTCGGTAAATTCCACGCCCGTGTAACCGGTCAGCGAAATTTGCAGGCGGTTCGCGGCGGCGCCGTTCCGGTAGGTAAAGCCGGTTTCGGTTTTGGTAAAATAATCTGGGTATTCCAGCATGTCGTACCGGGTGTATTCCTCTTCCGCCGCGGTGAGCGCAATATCGCTGTTTTGGAATCCGTTCGGGGAGGAAATCTGAATGCCGGAATCGGCGGCGGTGACAAGGATATTGTCCGCCGCGTTTTCGGGCAGGTCATAGCGAAAGTCGCCGTAAAGCACGTTTACGTTCAGCTCCCGCTGGGCGCCGGGCACATGCAGCTGGACAAAGTCCGTCTCGCCCATCTTGGCGACCTTGCCGGATACGGACACGGCCCACCGGCCGTCGCGCTCGGTCATGCGCACGTCGTAATAAGCGCTGTCGTAGCTTGCGGTGATCTCGTTTTCGGCGGCGGGCAGCAGCTCCACGCCGCCGCTGTAAATGTCCAGATCGATCGGGGGACATTGCGCGCCGTCCGGCAGGAGACCGCTGCCGGTCTGCATACCGGCGACGGCCGAACCGCCGGGCGCGGGGGTGGTTTTTCCGGCGGGCGCCGCCGCGTACGCGCCGATCGCCGTCGCGCCGACGCCCAGCGCCAGCGTGATCGCGAGCGCCAGCGCGCCCGCCGCCTTGGAGGGTTTACGATAGCTCATAATCGCTTCCAACCTTTCTTTTAAAAGCGCGCCGCTTTCGCCCAGCGTGACGGAGGAAAGCGAATCCCGATAGCCGCCGCCCGCGCCGACGGCGTGAAGCAGCGTGTCGCCGTAGGCGCGCCGGTTATCGCCGTCCAGCGAGCGGACGACAGCCTCGTCGCAGGCAAGCTCGCACGCGCGGTCTATTTCCCGGGCCATGACGTGGACGAGCGGATTGAACCAGTGCAGGCACAGCGTGAGCTGCACCAGCCATTTATAAAACAGATCGCGCCGCCGGTAGTGCGTCAGCTCGTGCAGCACGGTATAGGAAAAATCCGCTTCCGACAGCGCGGCGGTGGGCAGCACGATGCAGGGCCGGAAAAAACCGATCAGCAGCGGCGAGGAGATCAGGCTGTTCACGCATAGCTCCATGGGTCTTTTCACGCCCGCCCGCTCGCCGAGCAGCGCCAGCCTATCCAGCAACGCGGGATCGGCTACCGCCGTGTTGCCCGCCTTCAAGTAGCGCGCAAAGCTCTGATAAATGGTGACCTTGCGAAGAAGCAAAAGCAGCGCGCCCGCCAGCCAGACCGGCCAAAGGTATGGCGTGATCGGCCTGACCGCCCACAAGGCCCGCCGGAGAACGGCGGCGGCCCGCGCGCCGCCGCTGTCCGAAACGGCGGGGGCTTCCGGCCGCGGCGCGGGCGTTTGGCTGAGGGAAGGGGAATGGGCCGTTTGCACGACCGGCAGGCGGCCGCTTTGCTGAAACAGCGCATCTATGGGGCTGCCCTTTGCCCCAAAGGGCAGAAGCAGGCGCAAAATGACCGCCAGCCAGATATAATACTGCCACCGCTTGCCGGCCCGGCCCCGGAGCAAGGGTTTTATAAGAAGAAGGAGCAGGATCAGCGCCGAGCCGGCGAGCGAGAGCGATAAAACGGTTTTAAGTATCTCGTTCATGGCCGTCGCCGCTCCCTTCCCAGAACCGTTTCAGCTCCTCGTAATCCTTTGGGGTGAGCATTTCTTTTTGAATCAGCGTGGAGATCAGTCCCTTGGCGTTGCCCTCGTACAGCTTATCGAGCAGGTCCTTGGTCTGCGCCGCCTGATAATCCGTTTCAGTCACCACCGCGGTGTATTCGTTGCGCCGCCCAATCTTATTGGTTTGCAAAAGCCCCTTGTCGACTAGGCGGGACAGCAGAGTGATGACCGTGTTTTTCTGCCAGCGGTTGCCCGCCGCGGCAAGCTGCTCCATGATGCGGGCGTAAAGCGCCTTGCCGCCCTCCGCCCAGATGATCTTCATGAGCGCAAGCTCGGAATCCGATACCTGTACAGTCATGCTTCTCTACCTCCTAAGATAACGGTTTGTAGTCCTAACCTTAAGATAACACTTTGTAGGCCAAATGTCAACCCAAACAATCTTGGGGCCAATGGATTTAGTTAAGAAAAGCTGACTCCTATGCAACATAGCGCCGCCCTTTGGGCCTCCCCGCGACGAGGGCATAGGCGTAAACTGAAGCAGCGTATGCATTTGAGCTTCCCCCGACGAGGGGAAGCTGGGCCGCGCGAAGCGCGGGTCTGATGGGGGGCGTAAGAACCATTGGTATTGATGTGCGCAGTAACCTTCCAATGCGCCATTCGTTACGCCCCCCATTCGTCACGCGCCTACGGCGCGCGCCACCGCTCGCATATAAATGCCACACCGTGGCAAATAAAGGAGCGAGGGCTACGGCCTCCCCTCGTGGGGGGAAGGCCAAAAAGCGCTCTGTGCGCGCCGTCTCGAAGGGACGTAACACTTCCTGAGAAACCATGTCTCTTCGCTCGGCCGTACCGGCCTGTTTGATGCACTCACTTATCCCGGTGCTTCGCTCTCGGCGCGCCGAGGGCGTGGTCCAGACCAGCTTCTCTTGGCCTTCGGCCAATTCACCTTCTCGCGCCCTACATGTTCGGTGCTTGCGTTACTTTTTTCTCTTGCCTGACCTTATCTGAATGACATTGGCCTTGGGGCGAGGTCTTTTGTTGACCGGCGCGTTTTTATATACTTTGCCCAATCGTTGGGGGGCCGCGTTGTACAAGCCGTCGAACCGGTTTTGACAGAAAGTAATTTATGTATAGAATAAGAGCATTCGTTGAAATGACAATGCACGAAAAAGGCCGTATAATACAGTCAAACAGAAGAACACGGGGAGAAACAAGAACAAAACCGGCCGGTAGTTCGCCGCGTTCTTTGTGAAAATTAAAATTATCATATAACATTTTTGGGAGGAAATCGTCATGAAGGAAATCAGAATCGGTTTGGTAGGCTCCGGATGGATGGGCAAGGCGCACTCCTCGGCCCTCAAGGACGCGGAAATGCTGTTCGGCCCGGAATACGGCGTGGCTTCGTACGAGATCGTGGCGGACAACAACGAAGCGGCGGCGAAGGCCGCGCAGGAAAAGATCGGCTTTCGCCGCATGAGCACCGATTGGCGCGATGTGGTGACCGATCCGAACGTTGATCTGGTCGACATCGCCACCCCGAACGCGTTCCATTACGACGTGGCCAAGGCCGCGCTGGAAAACGGCAAGAACGTTTACTGCGAAAAGCCGCTCAGCCTGTCCGCGTCGCAGTCGGCCGAGCTGGCAAAGCTCGCAAAGGAAAAGGGCGTGATCAACTACGTCGGCTACAACAATGTGATGAACCCGGCGAACGCTTACGTCAAGGACTTGATCGAATCCGGCGCGCTGGGCAAGATCATGCGCTTCGTCGGCTCGTACGATCAGGATCAGCTGCTCGATGAGAGCCTGCCCCTCGTATGGCGGCATAAGAAGGCGCTGGCGGGCGCGGGCGCGCTGGGCGACCTCGGCTGCCACCTGATGAGCATTTCGCAGTACTTAATGGGCGATGTGAAGAACGTGAACGCGCTGGCCTCCACCGTGTTCCCGAAGCGCCCGGTCGCGCCCGGCTCCACGGAAATGGGCGACGTGGAAAACGAGGATATCATGCAGTTCATGGCGGAATACGCGAACGGCGCGATCGGCCAGATCTCCTGCTCGCGCGTGGCCACCGGCCGCAAGAACTACCTGTGCTACGAAATTCAGGGCACCAAGGGCACGGTGCGCTACGATTTGGAGCGCATGGGCGAGGTGCAGGTTTACTTCCAAGGCGATAACGAGCGCGACCGCGGCTTCCGCACGGTGCTGCTCAACCCGCTGATGAAGGGCTACAACGCTTTCCAGCCCGCGGGCGGCATCTCCATCGCGTATAACGATATGAAGATTCTGGAGGTTCACGAGCTGTTCTCCGCAATCACCAAGGGCGCGCCCTATGTTTGCGATTTTGAGTTCGGCTATAAGATCGACCGCACCGTTGACGCTGTTCTGGCATCCGCCGAAAAGCGCCAGTGGGTCGAAGTAAAGTAAGGGAGGAGCGGAATTATGTCTATTAAAGTAGGTATCGCGCCCGATTCTTGGGGCGTATGGTTCCCGCAGCACGAAAAGCAGACCCCATGGCAGCGCTGCATGGATGAAATGCGGCAGGCGGGCTACGACGGCGTCGAGCTTGGCCCTTGGGGCTATTTCCCGAACACCAACCCCGAACTGAAGGACGCGCTGGCCGCGCGCAGCCTTTCGCTGGTCGCGGGCACGGTCGGCGGCGACTTCTTGGACGACGCCTCGATCGACGCGATGTGCGAGACCATTGACGATATCGCGGGCCTGCTCGCGGATTTCCCGGAGGCGCGGTATATCGTGCTGCTGCCCGCCATGTACACCGATTTGGAGACCGGCGCGCCCGTGTGCGACCCCAACCTGACCGACGCGCAGTGGCAAACCTATTGCAAAAACGTGCAGCGCGCGGCCAACCGCGTCGCCACCCACGGCCTGATCGGCGCGTTCCACCCGCATGTGGACTGCCATGTCCAGACCGAGGCGCAGATCGAGCGCCTGCTTCGCGATACCAATGTGATGCTGTGCTTCGATACCGGCCACCATGTCTACGGCGGCGGCGAGCCGGTATCGTTCTACTTAAAGCACGCGGACCGCATCCCCTATATCCATATCAAGGACTGCGACCTTGCGGTAAAGGCCAAGATGGACGCGGAAAAGTGGTCGTTCGCCAAGGCTGTCACCGAGGATATCATGGTGGAGCCGGGCAAGGGCAGCATCGACTTTGCGGGGCTGCACGACGCGCTCGTCGAAAAGGGCTATGACGGCTGGGTCGTCGTCGAACAGGACCTGTTCCCGGTCAAATCCTTTGACGTACCGCTGCCGATCGCGCGCCAAGGCCGTGAAAACCTGAAAAACGCCGGTTTCTGAGCCGCCCGCGCTTGCTAAACACCGCCTGATTCTCATTTCTTCTCTTTCCGTACAGCGCCCCGCATCCCTTAGCCGCTATAGCGACGAGAGATGCGGGGCGGCTTTATCAGATGGACTGAGAAACTGTTACAATTATGCAAGATACCGTAAGATAAAAGAAGGGGGAAAGCTATGTTTGCACTGATCACCTTTGTCGGGTTCACCGCGCTGGTCGCGCTAATCTCGTGGCTCAAAACCAGAGGGGACAACGTATCCACCAAGGAGGGCTACTTCCTCGCGGGGCGCGGGCTGTCGGGCGTCGTCATCTGCGGCTCGCTGATGATGACCAACCTATCCGCCGAGCAGCTCGTCGGCCGGAACGGACAGGGCTACGCCGCCGGTATGACGGCCATGGGCTGGGAAGCGATCTGCCCGATCGCGCTGACGCTGATGGCGCTGTTCTTTTTGCCGCGCTACCTAAAGCTCGGCGTTACGACCATACCGGAATTTTTGGAAACACGCTACGACCGTAAAACCCGCGTTTTGGTCTCGTTCATTTTTCTGGTGGCCTATATCGTCACCATGCTGCCGCTGGTGCTGTATTCCGGCTCGGTGGTGATGGAGCAGATATTCGGCGTGTCCGAGCTGCTTGGAACCGACCGCTTTGTCGGCATCACGCTGATGTGCGTGGCCCTCGGCGTGATCGGCGGCATCTACGCCATTTTCGGCGGCCTCAAGGCGGTCGCCGTGTCGGATTCGCTGAACGGCGTCATCTTTATCGCGGGCGCGGCGCTGCTGGTGCCCATCCTCGCGTTCGTCGCGCTGGGCGACGGCAGCTTGATCGAGGGCGTGCGCGCCTTTGCCTTCCATACGCCCAAGGGTCACTTAAATTCCATCAGCCCGGTGGACGCGCTGCCGCCGTATATCCCGTGGCCGATGATGCTGATCGGCTGCACGATCAACCACGTTTCCTACTACTGCACCAACCAGTCGATCATGCAGCGCGTGCTCGGCGCGAAAAGCTTGGCCGAGGCGCAAAAGGGGTCGCTCTTGTCCGGTATTTTGCTGGTGTTCTGCCCGCTGTTTCTGGTGGTGCCGGGCATCATCGCGTTCGTCATGTCAGGGGGCGGCCTGCCCTCGTTCGATCAGGCGTATCCGTGGCTGCTGCTGCAAATTTTGCCCAAACCGCTGGTCGGCTTCTTCGCCGCCGTCATGTTCGGCGCGATTTTATCGTCCTTTAACTCGGTGCTCAACAGCTCGATGACGATGTTCACGCTCGACGTGCTGCCGGTGTTTTCGGGGAAAAAGCGCGATGATTTGCAGCTCATCCGGCTGGCCAAGCGTTTCGGCATCATCCTGTGCCTGCTTTCCATCGCCATCGCGCCGTTTTTGATGTATCTGCCCGCCGGTATTTCCACCTTTCTCAACCAAATGTGGGGCTATTACGGCGTGCCGGTGCTCGCCGTCGCCGTGATGGGCATGCTGAACCGGCGCGTGCCCAATATCGCGCCCAAGGTCACCATCGCCGTGCATATTGTTTGCTATGGGCTGATGATGCGGCTGCTGCCGAACGTGCATTTCCTGTACTTTGAGACCGCGAGCTTTGTGATCGACATTGTGCTGCTGGCGCTGTTCGCGAAATTTTATCCGCGCCCGGCGGCTTATGAGCTGCGCACGGATCAAAGCGCCATCGATATGACCCCGTGGAAATATCGCTACCCGGTCATTGCCGTGACCTTCGCCGTCATGGCCGGTATGTACGCGCTGTTTTCGCCCATCGGTCTCGCCCGTTAGGGGCGCGCGAAAAACCGCCTTTGCCCGCCGGGCGAAGCGCGGTTTTTTTTGTGCTACCAAGCGCTTTGGGAACTTTGAACAAGCGGCGAAACGCTTTGTTGTACATGTCGCATAAGCGGGAGAAACACAAAGTAATTTATGTATAGAATAGGGGCGCTGAATGAAATGACAACCGCGCTCCGGGGCGGTATAATACAGTCAATCAGAGGAACAAGGGGCGAATGGAGAACAAAACCGGCCGGTTTTGCGCCGTGTTCCGCGAGAGGAAGAAAGATGATCCCGTGAGATTTTAAGGAGGAAAAAAGCACATGAAAAAAAGAACATTATCCGCGCTGCTCGCGGCGGCGATGGCATTCTCCCTTTCGGCCTGCGGCGACCAGCCCGATCAGGCGGACCCCGCGGCGGACGGCGCGGCGGAGGGCAAGACGACCGTCGGCTTTGTGGTAAAGGCGCTGGACGATCCGTATTGGATGCTGATGAAGGCGGGCGCGGAGGACAAGGCGGCCGAGCTTGGCGTGGAAGTGAAATTCATCGCCCCCAATTCGGAAAGCGACGTGCAGGGGCAGGTAACCAGCATTGAAAACCTGATCGGCAACGGCATCAACGCGCTGTGCTGCGCGCCGTCCTCGCCGGACGCGGTGCTCCCCGTGTTTGAGCGCGCCGACAAGGCGGGCATTCCCGTGCTGGCCGTGGACACGGATACGACCTTCGCGGGCAAAAAGACGTTCATCGGCACCGGCAACGAATCGGCCGCCAAGCTGGGCGGCGCGTACGTCGCGGAGCAGCTGGGCGAGGGCAAGAACGCGGTCATCATCCGCGGCCGCTTGGGCGATACCACGCACGACGAGCGCGAAGCG
Protein-coding regions in this window:
- a CDS encoding M56 family metallopeptidase: MNEILKTVLSLSLAGSALILLLLLIKPLLRGRAGKRWQYYIWLAVILRLLLPFGAKGSPIDALFQQSGRLPVVQTAHSPSLSQTPAPRPEAPAVSDSGGARAAAVLRRALWAVRPITPYLWPVWLAGALLLLLRKVTIYQSFARYLKAGNTAVADPALLDRLALLGERAGVKRPMELCVNSLISSPLLIGFFRPCIVLPTAALSEADFSYTVLHELTHYRRRDLFYKWLVQLTLCLHWFNPLVHVMAREIDRACELACDEAVVRSLDGDNRRAYGDTLLHAVGAGGGYRDSLSSVTLGESGALLKERLEAIMSYRKPSKAAGALALAITLALGVGATAIGAYAAAPAGKTTPAPGGSAVAGMQTGSGLLPDGAQCPPIDLDIYSGGVELLPAAENEITASYDSAYYDVRMTERDGRWAVSVSGKVAKMGETDFVQLHVPGAQRELNVNVLYGDFRYDLPENAADNILVTAADSGIQISSPNGFQNSDIALTAAEEEYTRYDMLEYPDYFTKTETGFTYRNGAAANRLQISLTGYTGVEFTERTDGANA
- a CDS encoding BlaI/MecI/CopY family transcriptional regulator, which produces MTVQVSDSELALMKIIWAEGGKALYARIMEQLAAAGNRWQKNTVITLLSRLVDKGLLQTNKIGRRNEYTAVVTETDYQAAQTKDLLDKLYEGNAKGLISTLIQKEMLTPKDYEELKRFWEGSGDGHERDT
- a CDS encoding Gfo/Idh/MocA family protein, with protein sequence MKEIRIGLVGSGWMGKAHSSALKDAEMLFGPEYGVASYEIVADNNEAAAKAAQEKIGFRRMSTDWRDVVTDPNVDLVDIATPNAFHYDVAKAALENGKNVYCEKPLSLSASQSAELAKLAKEKGVINYVGYNNVMNPANAYVKDLIESGALGKIMRFVGSYDQDQLLDESLPLVWRHKKALAGAGALGDLGCHLMSISQYLMGDVKNVNALASTVFPKRPVAPGSTEMGDVENEDIMQFMAEYANGAIGQISCSRVATGRKNYLCYEIQGTKGTVRYDLERMGEVQVYFQGDNERDRGFRTVLLNPLMKGYNAFQPAGGISIAYNDMKILEVHELFSAITKGAPYVCDFEFGYKIDRTVDAVLASAEKRQWVEVK
- a CDS encoding sugar phosphate isomerase/epimerase family protein, whose product is MSIKVGIAPDSWGVWFPQHEKQTPWQRCMDEMRQAGYDGVELGPWGYFPNTNPELKDALAARSLSLVAGTVGGDFLDDASIDAMCETIDDIAGLLADFPEARYIVLLPAMYTDLETGAPVCDPNLTDAQWQTYCKNVQRAANRVATHGLIGAFHPHVDCHVQTEAQIERLLRDTNVMLCFDTGHHVYGGGEPVSFYLKHADRIPYIHIKDCDLAVKAKMDAEKWSFAKAVTEDIMVEPGKGSIDFAGLHDALVEKGYDGWVVVEQDLFPVKSFDVPLPIARQGRENLKNAGF
- a CDS encoding solute:sodium symporter family transporter, with product MFALITFVGFTALVALISWLKTRGDNVSTKEGYFLAGRGLSGVVICGSLMMTNLSAEQLVGRNGQGYAAGMTAMGWEAICPIALTLMALFFLPRYLKLGVTTIPEFLETRYDRKTRVLVSFIFLVAYIVTMLPLVLYSGSVVMEQIFGVSELLGTDRFVGITLMCVALGVIGGIYAIFGGLKAVAVSDSLNGVIFIAGAALLVPILAFVALGDGSLIEGVRAFAFHTPKGHLNSISPVDALPPYIPWPMMLIGCTINHVSYYCTNQSIMQRVLGAKSLAEAQKGSLLSGILLVFCPLFLVVPGIIAFVMSGGGLPSFDQAYPWLLLQILPKPLVGFFAAVMFGAILSSFNSVLNSSMTMFTLDVLPVFSGKKRDDLQLIRLAKRFGIILCLLSIAIAPFLMYLPAGISTFLNQMWGYYGVPVLAVAVMGMLNRRVPNIAPKVTIAVHIVCYGLMMRLLPNVHFLYFETASFVIDIVLLALFAKFYPRPAAYELRTDQSAIDMTPWKYRYPVIAVTFAVMAGMYALFSPIGLAR
- a CDS encoding sugar ABC transporter substrate-binding protein; protein product: MKKRTLSALLAAAMAFSLSACGDQPDQADPAADGAAEGKTTVGFVVKALDDPYWMLMKAGAEDKAAELGVEVKFIAPNSESDVQGQVTSIENLIGNGINALCCAPSSPDAVLPVFERADKAGIPVLAVDTDTTFAGKKTFIGTGNESAAKLGGAYVAEQLGEGKNAVIIRGRLGDTTHDEREAGYRAALEEAGWTIIEVKAADSDAEKAMNITQDIIQRYDNIDAILATADHMAQGAQRAIEAAGSDIAVLGFNGSASAVELVLQGKMLGSVAQAPYEMGASGVENAVKAAKGETLETRIETGAEVITAENGQAYLDEISELSK